Proteins encoded together in one Terriglobales bacterium window:
- a CDS encoding DegT/DnrJ/EryC1/StrS family aminotransferase — protein MKTKAIPVERASDSVRRKGVPLLDLSRQYAAIRTEVLAAIEGVCDSQQYILGPAVSDFEARAAQFLGVNSCIGCASGTDAIFLALAAAGIGPGDEVVTTPFSFFATASSITRIGARPVFADIDPNTYNLDPNSVQTQIEHRVRVKAILPVHLYGQCADMDALGNLAKQFGLVVVEDAAQAFGATWRGRRAGTLAELACFSFYPTKNLSAFGDAGAVTTNDEDLAARVRLLRAHGSRQRYYHEEIGWNSRLDSLQAAVLSVKLKHLEKWNRQRQQHAETYTKFFSKAGLAGTDSPVRLPSTDPNSSHIYHQYVIRAQRRDELRKFLIDRGIGSEVFYPVPLHRQKCFDYLGYGEGSLPVAEAAAREVLALPMFAELRDDELRTVVNAVAEFYS, from the coding sequence GTGAAGACAAAGGCAATTCCCGTTGAGAGGGCTTCGGATTCGGTACGCCGCAAAGGCGTTCCGTTGCTCGACCTGTCGCGCCAATACGCCGCCATTCGAACCGAGGTGCTGGCAGCCATCGAGGGCGTTTGTGATTCGCAGCAGTACATTCTTGGGCCGGCCGTTAGCGACTTTGAGGCTCGGGCGGCCCAGTTTCTGGGAGTGAACTCTTGCATTGGGTGCGCCTCAGGAACCGATGCTATCTTTCTCGCCCTGGCCGCTGCGGGTATCGGCCCGGGAGACGAAGTCGTCACTACTCCCTTCAGCTTCTTCGCGACGGCGAGCTCGATTACGCGGATCGGTGCGCGTCCGGTATTCGCCGACATCGATCCCAACACCTACAACCTCGATCCCAATTCGGTACAGACTCAGATCGAGCATCGCGTTCGTGTGAAGGCGATCCTCCCGGTGCATCTCTATGGACAGTGCGCCGACATGGATGCGCTTGGCAACCTTGCAAAACAGTTTGGTCTGGTCGTCGTCGAGGATGCTGCGCAAGCATTCGGCGCTACATGGCGTGGTCGCCGCGCTGGAACACTCGCTGAACTCGCTTGCTTCAGTTTCTATCCAACGAAGAACCTGAGCGCCTTTGGCGATGCGGGGGCAGTGACGACGAACGACGAAGATCTCGCCGCGAGGGTTCGCTTGTTGCGGGCGCACGGAAGTCGCCAACGCTATTACCACGAAGAAATCGGCTGGAACAGTCGGCTGGATTCATTACAGGCGGCGGTTCTCTCAGTGAAGCTGAAGCATTTGGAGAAATGGAACAGGCAGCGGCAGCAGCATGCGGAAACCTACACGAAATTCTTCTCAAAGGCAGGATTAGCTGGCACTGACTCACCAGTTCGCTTGCCCAGCACCGATCCAAATTCCTCGCACATTTATCACCAGTACGTAATCCGCGCGCAGCGCCGGGACGAGCTTCGCAAGTTTCTGATAGATCGCGGAATCGGTTCGGAGGTCTTCTATCCCGTGCCTCTCCACCGACAGAAGTGCTTTGACTATCTCGGATATGGAGAAGGCTCACTCCCGGTTGCCGAGGCTGCCGCCCGCGAAGTCCTCGCATTGCCGATGTTCGCTGAGCTTAGAGATGACGAACTGCGGACTGTAGTGAACGCCGTGGCCGAGTTCTATTCCTGA
- a CDS encoding carboxypeptidase-like regulatory domain-containing protein, producing the protein MATRRFWRALVVGFFCTSLALQVWSAELTARIRGTVTDPTGAVVANATVTATNIDTGVAYNAKAQTSGIYELLNLPVGTYNLAATAPGFQAFAVSGIKLNIDQQYVQDMKLSIGSTTEKVEVQANAVQVDTTNIQLSNVVEAKQIVDLPLIGRNWTQLELIQPGVQAASDRFGTFSANGNQAQQSSYLINGTDTNDLPLNTALYIPSPDALSQFNLISSSLNPEYDRNSGAIVSASIKNGTNQYHGGVFEFYRDTFLNTHNFFQLTAPKFHQNLFGGTFGGPIFKDKAFFFLSYQGNRAVQPQAVNNNTVFTPAQLLGQFGATLKANKVPGTLLAATGCAAGSTWASCFPSGNIPASAFNPISVALTKKYVPLPNAANNQFLFNPTQQTIQDQGIARVDGNVNSNNQLWGVLVFQHAPSSRDLPFTGATLPGFGDQNKSEVHQYTGSWTHLFSSAMLNEFRLGYSRLNFDAVEPQQPVLPSSVGFQITPQNTQSAGLPLMSVTGLFSLGFSSNGPQPRIDQTYQVTDNFSKIVGNHSLKFGYEGRRFNVDNPFFGRNNGSFAFGGTGQYSTGNAGLDFLLGNPDTYGQGAGGIINANAYEHYMYGQDQWKVRDNLTLTYGAGWQIDTPFHNRQFKGLGTNCFIPGQTSKVFPTAPTGLNYPGDPGCNDASGANTAWKDVGPRVGFAYAPNLGFLSGGESRKLSIRGGYGLYFNRTEEETSLQNLGAPPFGLSSAGANDTGPATTAPAFANPYQDINSGTAFPNKFPFTFPTAGSAVDFTKFEPIGISLYSPHFRIPYSENFNLTIERQMPTNIVARMSYVGALGRHEQITYEGNPITQAGHDACLITPACVSGRNNQVVNFPTHTAFAPGNLIASAGTIDTIGASNYHSLQLSATKGYTHGLLFQASYTWSHAIDNGSSFENSGFGGSNRGYNQFVPGLNVGDSQFDVRHRFVFSPVYDVPNWRALPGMHWLPDVIGKGWEISGILTFATGFPIDIRTSSGSLSLFCSSNFQFYACPDVPNQIAPIKELDPRVGKNFWFDPTSFATEAVGTFGNTHRNPLHGPGINNTDVAIFKNIYFWPGSESKYVQLRLESYNAFNHTQFYNSASPANITTTITSANFGRISSAAPGRATQLAAKIYF; encoded by the coding sequence ATGGCAACACGTAGATTCTGGAGGGCCCTTGTTGTCGGCTTCTTTTGCACTAGCTTGGCGTTACAGGTCTGGTCTGCTGAATTGACCGCTCGTATCCGAGGCACGGTTACAGACCCAACCGGCGCGGTGGTAGCGAATGCTACGGTCACCGCCACGAACATTGATACGGGAGTCGCTTACAACGCAAAAGCCCAAACTAGCGGAATCTACGAACTCCTGAACCTTCCGGTGGGTACCTATAATCTGGCTGCCACCGCTCCAGGCTTTCAGGCCTTCGCTGTCTCCGGTATCAAATTGAATATCGACCAGCAGTACGTGCAGGACATGAAGTTGAGTATTGGCAGCACGACGGAAAAGGTCGAAGTTCAGGCCAATGCCGTTCAGGTCGACACGACCAACATCCAACTCAGCAACGTGGTCGAAGCGAAGCAGATTGTGGATTTGCCGCTCATCGGGAGAAACTGGACCCAACTCGAACTCATTCAGCCAGGGGTACAAGCTGCCAGCGATCGATTCGGAACCTTCTCCGCGAATGGAAACCAAGCGCAGCAATCGAGCTACCTGATTAATGGCACAGACACGAACGATCTGCCGCTTAACACGGCGCTTTACATCCCCAGTCCGGATGCCCTTTCCCAGTTCAACTTAATCAGTAGCTCGCTGAATCCTGAATATGACCGGAACTCAGGAGCGATTGTCAGCGCTTCCATCAAGAATGGAACTAACCAATATCACGGCGGTGTCTTCGAGTTCTATCGCGACACCTTCCTGAATACGCATAACTTCTTTCAACTGACCGCTCCCAAGTTTCACCAGAATCTTTTCGGCGGAACTTTTGGAGGACCAATCTTCAAGGACAAGGCCTTTTTCTTCTTGTCGTATCAGGGGAATCGGGCAGTGCAGCCGCAGGCAGTCAACAACAACACCGTGTTTACACCAGCCCAACTCCTGGGACAATTTGGAGCGACCTTGAAAGCAAACAAGGTTCCCGGCACGCTTCTAGCGGCCACTGGTTGTGCAGCGGGTTCAACTTGGGCTTCATGTTTCCCTTCGGGCAATATACCCGCTTCGGCATTTAATCCGATATCCGTGGCTCTGACGAAGAAGTACGTGCCCCTTCCGAACGCGGCGAACAACCAATTTCTGTTTAACCCAACCCAACAGACGATTCAGGATCAGGGAATTGCTCGAGTTGACGGCAACGTCAATTCGAACAACCAGCTTTGGGGAGTACTCGTCTTTCAACACGCTCCGTCGAGTCGAGACCTTCCGTTTACCGGTGCCACACTGCCCGGTTTCGGCGATCAGAATAAGTCTGAGGTTCACCAGTACACAGGATCGTGGACCCACCTATTTAGTTCCGCGATGCTGAATGAGTTTCGCCTGGGCTATTCTCGCTTGAACTTCGATGCTGTTGAGCCGCAGCAGCCGGTTCTACCTTCCAGTGTCGGATTCCAGATCACCCCGCAAAACACCCAGTCCGCGGGCTTGCCTCTGATGTCAGTAACTGGGCTTTTCAGTCTTGGATTCAGCAGCAACGGTCCTCAGCCACGTATCGATCAGACTTATCAAGTCACCGACAATTTCTCAAAGATCGTCGGCAATCACTCATTGAAGTTTGGATACGAAGGTCGGCGCTTCAACGTAGACAATCCCTTCTTCGGCCGCAACAACGGTTCGTTTGCGTTCGGCGGAACGGGTCAATACTCGACCGGCAACGCCGGACTGGATTTCCTGCTTGGCAATCCTGACACTTATGGTCAAGGCGCGGGCGGCATTATTAACGCCAATGCCTATGAGCATTACATGTATGGTCAGGATCAATGGAAGGTCCGTGACAACCTTACCCTGACCTACGGTGCCGGATGGCAGATCGATACCCCCTTCCACAACCGTCAGTTCAAGGGGCTTGGTACTAACTGTTTCATTCCGGGACAAACATCAAAGGTATTCCCGACGGCACCGACAGGCCTAAATTATCCAGGGGATCCTGGATGCAACGACGCCAGCGGCGCCAATACAGCTTGGAAGGATGTTGGCCCACGTGTTGGATTTGCTTACGCTCCGAACCTGGGCTTCCTGTCAGGTGGGGAGTCACGCAAGCTCTCGATTCGGGGCGGCTACGGTCTCTACTTCAATCGCACCGAAGAAGAAACCTCGCTGCAGAACCTCGGCGCCCCGCCGTTTGGATTGAGTTCGGCTGGAGCCAATGACACAGGTCCCGCCACAACCGCTCCCGCCTTCGCGAATCCATATCAGGACATCAACAGCGGGACTGCCTTTCCCAACAAGTTTCCTTTCACTTTCCCGACCGCTGGGTCTGCGGTGGACTTCACTAAATTCGAACCAATTGGAATCAGCCTCTACAGCCCACATTTCCGCATTCCCTACTCGGAAAACTTCAACTTAACGATTGAGCGGCAGATGCCCACCAACATCGTGGCACGGATGAGCTATGTTGGCGCGCTTGGACGTCATGAGCAGATCACCTACGAAGGAAATCCGATCACTCAAGCTGGGCATGATGCCTGCCTGATTACTCCTGCGTGCGTTTCTGGTCGCAACAACCAGGTGGTCAATTTCCCCACGCATACTGCCTTTGCGCCAGGAAACCTGATTGCGAGCGCCGGCACTATCGATACCATCGGTGCCTCCAATTACCATTCGCTCCAATTAAGTGCAACCAAGGGCTATACGCATGGACTGCTGTTTCAAGCCAGCTACACCTGGTCTCACGCCATTGATAACGGGTCGAGCTTCGAGAATTCCGGCTTTGGTGGATCAAACCGTGGTTACAACCAATTCGTTCCCGGCTTGAATGTCGGCGACTCGCAGTTCGACGTGCGTCATCGGTTCGTCTTCAGTCCGGTGTATGACGTGCCAAACTGGAGGGCTCTGCCGGGAATGCACTGGCTGCCTGATGTAATCGGCAAGGGATGGGAAATCAGCGGAATTCTGACGTTCGCAACTGGCTTCCCGATCGATATCCGCACCAGCTCCGGCTCACTCTCGCTTTTCTGTTCCAGCAACTTCCAGTTTTATGCGTGCCCGGATGTTCCCAATCAGATCGCTCCAATCAAGGAACTCGATCCGCGCGTGGGTAAGAACTTCTGGTTCGATCCTACGAGCTTTGCGACTGAAGCCGTCGGTACATTTGGCAATACGCACCGCAATCCGCTGCATGGGCCTGGAATCAACAACACAGATGTTGCGATTTTCAAGAACATCTATTTCTGGCCGGGTAGCGAAAGCAAATACGTCCAGCTTCGATTGGAGAGCTACAACGCGTTCAATCACACGCAGTTCTACAACTCAGCTTCTCCGGCGAATATCACCACAACAATAACGAGCGCGAACTTTGGCCGCATCAGCTCAGCGGCTCCTGGTCGTGCGACGCAACTGGCTGCCAAGATCTACTTCTAG